The Paenibacillus wynnii DNA window AGTGTATCGGGTGCCACCTCATCACGAAGTTTCTTAATCTCCGGAATCAGTTCCCAATGAGCAGGTACTTTACTCATTTCCTCTCTTGTACGCAGATGAATGGACAGATTCACAATGTCTTGTTGCAAAATATGGGTTAACCAGCCGCGCCATTCGTCTAAGTCACTGAAACCAAGCCTTGTTTTTACACTGACGGGCAGTCCCCCGGCTTTGGCCGCCTGGATAATTTCCGCTGCAAGTTCGGGACGGCAGATCAGGCCGCTTCCCTTCCCATTCTCTGCTACATTCGCTACAGGACAACCCATATTAATATCGATGCCTTTGAACCCTTCTTCCGCCATACCGATGCTCATTTGACGAAAGTATTCCGGCTTATCTCCCCAGATATGCGCTACAATGGGCTGTTCATCCTCTGTAAAAGTCAAACGACCGCGCACAGCATGGTGCCCCTCCGGGTGACAATAACTCTCTGTATTCGCAAACTCCGTAAAAAACACATCCGGTCTGGCAGCAATACTTACGACATGGCGAAAAACAACATCCGTCACATCTTCCATGGGCGCCAGTATAAAAAAGGGGCGTGGTAAATCACGCCAAAAATGTTTTGTCATATCAAAAACCTCTCTATGAATATCAGGACAAATCTTTATCCCGAAATAGTAAAACTAACCTGTTAATGAAAAGTATATCATAACCCCGAGAGAATCATACTCGCCCAATAAACTCAAAAAAAAGGAAGGGGGGCGCCCCCTCCTTACTATTATCTCCAATAACTCTCCGTATTAGTTATCCTTTTGCACTAACAGCGCCACCGACTCCACATGTGTCGAGTGCTCACTGGGAACAAATCTTATACGATGTGCCTTAAGCAACCAACCTGTTTATCGAAATAATAAGTAAAATCAACTACGGCCCCATCATTCAAAGCACAACGTGTATAACAGTCTTCTTCTTTCATCTCGTTCTTTTTTTTACAAATGCCTCTTCTCCACCAAAAAGGTCTACAGGCTTACTATGATGTATTCCTTGATATTCAAAAGCTATTTGTAGATCGGGTATATAAACATCTAAATGTTGCTGTCCTAAAAATCCAGGCCTTCCATGCTGCAAAACTTCGTAATCAGAAAACAACTTTTTGATGTAATAGTATAATGCAATTTCGTTAACCCATTATGGGTTTGTATGTAATTGTTAAAGCTCTATTGCGGTCGCCTCGAAATTCTCCGCTACAATGTAGGAAGAGTCGCCGAATAATAAAATTTGTTCCCGGCCGTTGTCGCTGTAAATCTGCCGATGCGGCAATGCCGTTACTTGGAGTGATTCAGCCACTAAGACCCGTGAGTAGATATCCAAGATTTCTTGGGGGCCATTGCAGAGATAGACGAGCTGATCTGAGAACGCATCCAAATCAGGCATAAACTCATTGGCGAACTTTTTCGAGCCATATTTTAGTGCAAACGATTGAATTTCGACGAAAAGTTTTCCATAAATGATTTCATTTTTGTAAATGTGTTCGGGGCCCATAATCATGAAGAAGGGCTTCTGGTATTTAAACAATGCCAGATGTTCTTGTTGAAGCTCTACATAAAAAAAGGTGTCCTGGAGATTGATGCTGCTCTCCTTGACCTCGCTGCACGTAAGCAACCATTGCTGGTATCTTCCTGCAGTTTGGCCAAGAGCCTCCTTATACAAGGATAAGGTCAGATACAACCGATTCTCCGTTTGTTCGATCTTGTCAATCTTAAAAAATCCATCTTGATACAGGTCCATGGCATTGTTAAAAGTTTTAATCAAATTTGGGTCATCCTCCTTGGTGGCATATGTACCTTTTAAACCATATCGATCATATAACTGGCTGGCACCCTCCCCTCTATTTAATCCAGTAATGTTACTGGGAACAATTCAAAGTATAAATCATTGGATTGTAGAGAGTATCACTCAAATCGATATTTACATCTGATTTTGCACAAGCACAACAAAAGAAGACGCACAGATGTTTCCTGGTGTCTTCTTTTCATTTAGGCTGAAATTCGGTGAATTTTTACATCGAATTTACATCAAGTCTATTCTCCACTATTTGTACTACCAACGTTTTTAATCTGTACCAGCTCTCACCAACAAAGCCCCCGACTCCACATGTGTCGAGTGCTCAGTCAATATAATACGATGTGTCCTAATAACAATAATTTAACAACCAAAATTTTTGCGGATATCAGACTGTTGTTTCTTTGATCAATATTTACCGGTATCCGGCATGATCCAGACAACCTCGCACAAGCGAACGAAGAAGGTAGAATCCCTTTCTTTAATCACGACATGATCCGGCTTTGCGTCAACCACCATACCGCTCACTGATCCCCGAACCGTATCGAGAACCGCTCTTTTTCCGATCAGACTGCGTACGGCTGCGTATACGTAAGGCTCGATGACGACGACCTGAATCGGCTGTTGCATATTCGGCATCGGGTGCATCGGCTGGTTCATGCCCATCGACATTTGAGGCATTACAGATGATGGAACCATATTATTCAATTGAATCCCTCCATTGTGTTATTCATTCAAAACCAGTGTATGTGCCCACCCACGGAATAGTTCTCAATATATACATGCCTTGAATAGACAAAAAAAATGCCACCAAGACCGAGTAGGGCCTTGGCGGCAAGTTATTTCGCAAAATTTATAATGTTCATTACGCCCTAATCTATGTCAAGTGAATGACCAAGACTAACATTCAGCAAGCGCAGGATCATGAGTAACGACTCTGATCTAGTAGCCTTAGCGTTAGGATTAAATGAACCGTCACCTGCACCATTTATAATACCATTATCCGATAATCTATGAATTGCATCTTCTGCCCAACTACCCGCAATATCATTGAACTTAGTTGGATTTGAAGCTGATGATGTGTTCATTACTTTTGAAAGCATATACACTATTTCCGCTCTAGAGATACTTTGATTCGGTTTGAATGACCCATCTGCATGCCCCTTAACGATCCCAAGTCTAGCCGCTAATTCGATTGTTTTAGCTGTTGGGGAATCTTTAGGTACATCCTTGAATACTACTTCAGGTGCAGAGTTTGCTTTTTCCACTAGAGCTTTGATTACATCAATATTAACCTTTTCATTGTAGAATGATTTAGGCGTTGCTGTAGGTGCTGGTGTTTCCGCCAATACAACTCCGATTTACTTGTCCTTTTGTCTAGTAATAATAAACTCACTACTACTTCTCACCTTCAAACCCGCATTCCACCGTTGCCCGTTAAAATAAAGTCTTGCTACAAATCACGATTTTCTCCAGTAATAATTAAGATTTAATACTCCTTTTTCTCCCTAATCGTTGATGGGGCAGGCTTGGGGGATATAGAGTAAAGACTTTATTATAACTGAGTGCCGTCGGGTAGTAGCGACTTAATTATTAATGCTACGAGTTTATTATGGGGCTACACTTTCGCACTAACTGCGCCACACACTCCACATGACTTGTGTGCTTATACCTTCATTGGATTGAATTCATCAACTCATAGAAATATTTGGATTCATGAGACTTATTAAGACTATACCAGGCATCTATTGTTTTTGAAGAAAACACACCCAGAGCTCTCAAGACGTGAACAGAAAATTCCAACGGAGCTATTCCAGATGCAGTGATCAGTTTTCCATCAGTTACAGCAGACTCCATTTTGTAATACTTTTCGCCCGTGTAAGTGGGACAGATCATTTTAAGGTATTCCAGATCATTGCTTGTATGCCAACGTGAATTCAGCAATCCTGTCTGGGCAAGTGCCATTGTAGCACCACAAATCGCTGCAACTAATATACCTTCCTTTAAACACCTCTGGGCGATTTTTAAGATGGGTTGGTGAATGGTTTCTGTCCATGTATCTCCACCGGGTAAAATCAATAGATCTGTGCTTTCAATGCTGCACTCATCCAGTTTGATGTCAGGCAGTATTTTCAATCCGCCCATTGTAGTCACAGGAGTTTTTTCAATTCCCACGGTAACTATTTTTGATGGGGCCAGCCCTTTTTTATAATATCTTCCCGAGTTCAGTTCGGCAGTTAAGTAACCTATTTCCCAGTCTGACATTGTGTCAAACACATAAAGATATACCGTATTATTCATTGGCAAGTTCTCCTTATTTTACAATTCATCAAGTGATACCAACCATTCATCGGTAATCAATGATTATCATCATTATAAAATAGCTTCACTGACATCTGCTGTCAGTGAAGCTATTAAAGTTGATAGTATTCCATTAACTCCGACGCAACAGCAACAAGTTTTCCCTTCAAACTCTGTGGTTCGATTACTTGAATGGATTTCCCGTAGGATAGGAGAAAATTAGGGACATATGTATGAATTGATTTTCCCTCAAGTAAAAAGATTGCTTGATTTGATGTCCGCTCTTTCAGATGATGCCCCAAAAACCAATGCAGGCATAAGTCATCCAATGCCTCTGATCTGCCTCCGATAATTAAAGAAATTAACCCGTCCTTGCCCGCTAAATCTGGTAACAGATTTTGCATAAAAAATTCACGGGCCGAAAATGCTTCGGAACGCTTAAATATGTTTTGAGTACGCTTGATTTGTAGAATCCGTTCTGCTCGAAAGCTGCGAATCTCATTCCTTAGGTGGCAAAATGCAACAGTATACCATTTATTGTTCCAGTAAACCATTCCATAGGGGTCTATCACCCTATTCTTGGGTTGTTCATCCTGCCTTGTGCGATAATCAATTTCTACAGAGAATTCGTTTGCTACAGCCTGCTCCAATTCCGCCAATACCGGCTGAACAGAAGGGTCTCCCATACGGTTTATTACTTCAAATCCGGCTAAATGACGGCTAAGTATACTTTCCTGCTCCTGATTCGAATACATTTTCAATTTGGATGTTGCATTGCCTAATGCCTCACTCAAAGGGTATCCGGCTTCTTTTGCAAAAACAGCAGCATGAAGGAGTGCCTTTTTTTCCTCAATATCAAATAGCAGAGGTGCTCTGATAAAATTATTCAGCAAGCTATACCCGCCATTATGACCTGTGTCGGATATTATAGGCACTCCACTGGCACATAGTGCATCAATATACCGATAAACTGTCCTTATATTTATTTCTAACTTTTCGGATATTTGTTTTGCAGTCAATTTCACACCCGTATTCAGCATCCAAAGAATTGCCAGCATATTATCGTTTTTTGGCATAACATAAACCCTCATCTTTTATTAAATCTCAATATTTTATAATATCTTTTTTATCTTCTCAAGGATCGCACTAAATTAATAGCATCGCGAATCGCTTGCCTATCTTTTAACTTCCTTGAGCGGTACTGTCACATCTCTTTTTCGTTCCATCAATATTACACACTTCACATGCACCTTATGCGGGTAACCATCCCATTATTAGGGATTCTGTTATAGTGCTGGGAAACCAAAAAGAATGCAGGATTATTTATGCGGCGTGTGTTATGCTAGCAGCTTTTAGTGTGGTTTCACATCAAGTTTCACATCAAGGTAATGCTCTGGTTTCTGATTCTCCACAGCCTGCAGCAGCTTAATAATGTCGTTGGTCTTTTGGTGTACCGGCCACCTGGCCTGCGGATTGTAAGTCTTGAGTGTAGAATTTTCCACGCTCCCACAATAATTAGATTCGTACTGCTTCTTTTTCCAGATGTCATTATCCCAGTTCGGCCAGCTTCGCTTCTAAATCAGCGAGCTTCTGTTGCTCTTCAGCAAGCGTAGCTTTGTTCGTGTCTAAAGCAGCGACAGAGCTGTTAAATATTAGCTTACGTTCAGCTTTCAGCTCATCAGAAGTTTTAGTGTTATTGTTTACAATTTCAAAAGCAGCCCAAGCATCATAAACAACTCTTTCACCACTAGCAATTGCTGATTCCAAGCCCGCAATCTTCTTCTTAGAAACCTCAATTGCCTTTGTAAGGTTGTTAATAGTAGTCGCTTTGTCCATTTCAACTTGCTGTTCTTGAGCGAGTTTGCTATTTTCTTCGCTTTAATTTTCCCTCAAGGTTGACTTGTTTACTGTCCACACTTACCTCCAGTCCCAGGGCATTTGCTGCGGCTCTTACCGGAAGATAACTTGTGCCGTCGATCACTGCACCCTGCCCTATGGAAGTTCCGTTCAATTTAATTTCCAACGTTTTGTCTACCTTAGCACCAAGCAGTTTCGCTCCGGCACCATATATTTGAGGTGAGAGTGTAAGTCCAGCACCAATGACTATCCCAACAAGTAGCACTCCAATCTTCTTCATGATTGCACCCCTATTGCTAGATTTTGGGATAAGTATACCATTAAATTTTGACTGTGAGAATGAATTCAGTTCCGACCCACTTTACAAACCCACCGCCCACAGTCCTGAGCTGTGCCAGCAGAGATGGTCCCAGCTGCAATTTTGTCTTCTGTAATGCTCTTCCCGACAATAACTTCTGCATTCAATTCATTTATATTTAGGGTGTCGAGATGACCAAAAAATGATTTAACTCACGAATAATATTGTTAATCTTACTCTTCACATCCTTCAGCTTGAAAAATGGAGGGAGACCGTTAGCCTGGAAACTGGCATGGTCTTCACCTCTCTATTAATGTTTTAAATATCACTTTATTTAGGGGACTATCTTTTTCCGAAACCCGTGAGATTAGTTTTTCTTGCGCTAGCACTGCTGCCTGTGGTGTCGTGTGGCTGATGCTTTCCAACTCCTTTTTAAGAAGTGAATTTGCCAGCACGTTCTTATTCCATAAACTAACGCGAAAGGTCTCATTACCAGCTTCAGTACTGGAGGAGCTGCGGGATTATTACGCCTATAGAAAAAAGGAGCGGGACATGTTGGGGGACGCATGGAACGGCCGGGATCAAGAAGGCAGGGAGTGGCATTTCATATTCTGTCATCCGGACGGATCCCCATTCCATCATGAGCGTCCGTATCTATGGTTCCGTCAATTTATCCAGAAGAACAACATGCGATATATCCGCTTCCACGATCTGCGCCATACCTCGGCCACGCTGCTCATTAATCAAGGCATTCATGCTAATATCATTTTTGAGCGGCTGGGTCACGGGAATATCACCACAACAATGAATATTTACGGCAATGCGCTCCAGTCTGCTGACCAAGCTGCAGCTGATACGCTGGACTCACTGTTTTCCAAAAAGGCAAAAGCGCAAAAATAAAGACGCTTCAAGGAGTGATTCCCGAGCGCCTTCTTACGTTCTTTTATGTCGAATTATATTTATTTACTGGCGATTATCTTGACTTTTTGCACCACATTTGCACCAATGTACAATTAGACTCACTGTTCCACTAACTTCTACACCTCTGTATCATCGCAAGAACCCTTGATACGCACCGCTTCCCTCCACTGTACTATTTAAGCTCCAGTAATGCGACTGATTCGATATGCACCGTATGCGGAAACATATCCACCGGAGTCACCTCCACTGTTCTGTACCCACCATCCTCCAGCACTCTTAAATCCCTAGCCAGCGTAGATGGATTGCACGACACATACACAACCCGCTCCGGCTTCATCTGTAAAATGGTCTCCAGTAACCTCGGATCGCAGCCCTTACGTGGCGGATCTACTACGATCACATCCGCCGTAATCCCCTGCTCTTTCCACTTAGGAATTACGTCCTCAGACGCTCCGACCTCGAACACTACATTCTTCATCTCATTCAGCACTGCATTCGCACGGGCATCCTCAATCGCTTCGCGCACAATCTCCACCCCGTACACCTTCTCAGCATGCTGAGCTAGAAATAGCGAAATGGTCCCGATGCCGCAATAGGCGTCGATTACCGTCTCTTTACCTGTAAGCCCTGCATACTCCACAGTCTTGCCATAAAGAACCTCTGTTTGGGCAGGATTCACCTGATAAAAAGAGCGCGCAGAGATCGCGAATTGCACATCACCGATGTAGTCATAGATTACATCTCTGCCCCAGAGTGTGCGGGTGTCATCGCCAAAAATAACGTTAGTCTGCTTCGTATTGACGTTGTGGCATATACTCGCTACCTGCGGGAGCTGCTCGCGGATGCTGCCGATCCAGGCGTCCAGATGCGGGATGTCTCGCCCGTTGGTCACCAGCACCAGCATCATTTCTCCGGTGCGGAAGGCTTTTTTCACTACGACATGACGCAGCAGGCCGCGGCCGGTTTCTTCATTATAAGCAGAAATGTCGAGATCGCGGCCGATGCTCTTTACGGCAGCTACGACTGCATCATTATGTTCATGTTGGATCAAACAGGTCTCCATGTCTACGATCCGGTGGCTGCCACGAGCGTAAAAGCCGCCAACGAGGCCGCCATCGGTTACACCGATAGGCACCTGTGCCTTATTGCGATAACGCCAAGGCTCGTCCATACCCAGGGTAGGGCGAACAAGAATGCCTGCGCTCGGTCTACCGTCTTGCCCATCATTCAGCCCGTCACTTCCACCCTCATCATTCCCAGCAACCGTCAGCTTCCCAATCCGCTCCAAGTTATCCACCACCAGCTGCCGTTTCCACGCCAGCTGGGCGTTGTAGTCCATATGCTGCAGCTGGCAGCCGCCGCATTGATCGTAGATGGGACAGGGCGGCCCTATGCGGTCGCTGCTGGCCTTAACGATCTTCAGCAGCTTGGCGTAGCCGTATTGTTTCTTGGTCTTGAGTACCTTAGCCTGGACCTTCTCTCCGGGCAGTGCACCCTGCACAAATAGGGTAAAGCCTTCTACGCGGCCCACCCCTTCGCCTTCATGTGTCATGCCGATGATATCGAGCACAACTTCGTCATTTTTATTCACAGGCAGTCCGGCGATAGGGGCCGTGCCGTCCCGGCGACTGGTGTTGCGGCCGCTGCGGTGTCTAGTCATTAGTTAGAAGTCACTTCTTTCATTGTTTCATTGTTAATACAAATTTATTTAGATGGATTTTCTCCAGTTAATTTCATCTACTCATACCATTTGAAGAATTTAAGTGGAAAAAATCCATCTAATCGGGAGTTTGTGTTGTAAAAGGAGGGTGAATGAGGGAAAAAAGATGAATTAGCGGTAACTTTTCCCCTTAAATCAATAAATGGAGGCTAAATCAGCAAATTAGCAGCAAAATTTCCCTCTAAATAGGCCATAGTAAGCTGCATGGGGCTATCAAACTGAATATTTCTCAGCTAAATGACCCGCGTAACCTTTCTGTAAGCTGCTCTCACGGTAACCTCCCTGCCTTACCATCCTCAGGTACATCTTTCCCTCATATAAACCGTCTCAGAAGCTCCTCCACGAGGTCCTCAACACATTAGTTACTTCAGTTACCACGCAGAAAACCAGCCTTGGTAGGCGCATATCACCCACTCACAGCTGACCCTGCCTACTCCTACCAACACATTCGATAAGTTCCAACATACGGTTGGTGGTTGGAGAACTTCCCCTCACTCCACTCACATATTCTGAGCAAAAATCCGTAAATGCTGCGGCAGAATCCGGAATTGTCCCGGCAGGGTGCCGCCCAGTTCACCATCCAGGTTCAACTGGACATGACCGGGGGAGGTAACCTCCATCGCATCGGTGCGGAAATACACGACCTTCTTATCCTTCAGATGTGCTCCACTTATGGTTAGTCGCACTAAGCGGATGAACTCTGCGAGGTTGCATTTCTTAACCGCAATGACGTCGAATAGGCCGTCGTCGATACGGGCATCTGGTGCAAGCTTCTCGAAGCCGCCCACAGAGTTAGTATTGGCGATAAGAAACAGCATGAATTCGTCATGGATAAGCTCTTGTCCGTTCGCTCGAATAACGAGTTCTGTCGGGGAAAGACTGGCCATTTTCTCGATGCCTTTTAAGTAGTAAGCAAGCTGTCCGAGCATAGTCTTCTGCCTACTGGGTACTTCATATGTTAGGTCGGTCAGGCTTCCGCCTCCGGCAATATTGATGAAATAACGATCATTGGCTTTGCCCAAATCGATAAGACGCGACTCCTGACGCAGAATCAGATCGCAGGAATCCTCCCAGTTCTTCGGGATGCCCATTGCCCGTGCGAAATCATTAGTGGTACCGAGAGGCAAAACGCCGAGCGGTGGAAGATTAGGTTTCTCTGCCATCCCGTTGATAACCTCGTTCAGGGTACCGTCGCCACCGGCCGCTATAATCAAATCGTATCCACGTTCTACGGCATCCGCCGCCG harbors:
- a CDS encoding tRNA dihydrouridine synthase, which codes for MTKHFWRDLPRPFFILAPMEDVTDVVFRHVVSIAARPDVFFTEFANTESYCHPEGHHAVRGRLTFTEDEQPIVAHIWGDKPEYFRQMSIGMAEEGFKGIDINMGCPVANVAENGKGSGLICRPELAAEIIQAAKAGGLPVSVKTRLGFSDLDEWRGWLTHILQQDIVNLSIHLRTREEMSKVPAHWELIPEIKKLRDEVAPDTLLTINGDILDRETGLKLAEQYGVDGVMIGRGIFHNPFAFEKEPKDHSSEELLDLLRLHLDLHDQYSGLEPRSFSPLQRFFKIYVRGFRGASELRNNLMNTKSTNEVRALLDEFGNKEHDEAEEQGN
- a CDS encoding DUF2642 domain-containing protein, whose amino-acid sequence is MVPSSVMPQMSMGMNQPMHPMPNMQQPIQVVVIEPYVYAAVRSLIGKRAVLDTVRGSVSGMVVDAKPDHVVIKERDSTFFVRLCEVVWIMPDTGKY
- a CDS encoding S-layer homology domain-containing protein, whose product is MAETPAPTATPKSFYNEKVNIDVIKALVEKANSAPEVVFKDVPKDSPTAKTIELAARLGIVKGHADGSFKPNQSISRAEIVYMLSKVMNTSSASNPTKFNDIAGSWAEDAIHRLSDNGIINGAGDGSFNPNAKATRSESLLMILRLLNVSLGHSLDID
- a CDS encoding type 1 glutamine amidotransferase family protein codes for the protein MNNTVYLYVFDTMSDWEIGYLTAELNSGRYYKKGLAPSKIVTVGIEKTPVTTMGGLKILPDIKLDECSIESTDLLILPGGDTWTETIHQPILKIAQRCLKEGILVAAICGATMALAQTGLLNSRWHTSNDLEYLKMICPTYTGEKYYKMESAVTDGKLITASGIAPLEFSVHVLRALGVFSSKTIDAWYSLNKSHESKYFYELMNSIQ
- a CDS encoding helix-turn-helix transcriptional regulator, with translation MPKNDNMLAILWMLNTGVKLTAKQISEKLEINIRTVYRYIDALCASGVPIISDTGHNGGYSLLNNFIRAPLLFDIEEKKALLHAAVFAKEAGYPLSEALGNATSKLKMYSNQEQESILSRHLAGFEVINRMGDPSVQPVLAELEQAVANEFSVEIDYRTRQDEQPKNRVIDPYGMVYWNNKWYTVAFCHLRNEIRSFRAERILQIKRTQNIFKRSEAFSAREFFMQNLLPDLAGKDGLISLIIGGRSEALDDLCLHWFLGHHLKERTSNQAIFLLEGKSIHTYVPNFLLSYGKSIQVIEPQSLKGKLVAVASELMEYYQL
- a CDS encoding tyrosine-type recombinase/integrase; this translates as MLSNSFLRSEFASTFLFHKLTRKVSLPASVLEELRDYYAYRKKERDMLGDAWNGRDQEGREWHFIFCHPDGSPFHHERPYLWFRQFIQKNNMRYIRFHDLRHTSATLLINQGIHANIIFERLGHGNITTTMNIYGNALQSADQAAADTLDSLFSKKAKAQK
- the rlmD gene encoding 23S rRNA (uracil(1939)-C(5))-methyltransferase RlmD, with protein sequence MTRHRSGRNTSRRDGTAPIAGLPVNKNDEVVLDIIGMTHEGEGVGRVEGFTLFVQGALPGEKVQAKVLKTKKQYGYAKLLKIVKASSDRIGPPCPIYDQCGGCQLQHMDYNAQLAWKRQLVVDNLERIGKLTVAGNDEGGSDGLNDGQDGRPSAGILVRPTLGMDEPWRYRNKAQVPIGVTDGGLVGGFYARGSHRIVDMETCLIQHEHNDAVVAAVKSIGRDLDISAYNEETGRGLLRHVVVKKAFRTGEMMLVLVTNGRDIPHLDAWIGSIREQLPQVASICHNVNTKQTNVIFGDDTRTLWGRDVIYDYIGDVQFAISARSFYQVNPAQTEVLYGKTVEYAGLTGKETVIDAYCGIGTISLFLAQHAEKVYGVEIVREAIEDARANAVLNEMKNVVFEVGASEDVIPKWKEQGITADVIVVDPPRKGCDPRLLETILQMKPERVVYVSCNPSTLARDLRVLEDGGYRTVEVTPVDMFPHTVHIESVALLELK
- a CDS encoding diacylglycerol kinase encodes the protein MKTARLIYNPTSGREEMKKRLADILDRLDIGGIEASCHATSGEGDATAAAADAVERGYDLIIAAGGDGTLNEVINGMAEKPNLPPLGVLPLGTTNDFARAMGIPKNWEDSCDLILRQESRLIDLGKANDRYFINIAGGGSLTDLTYEVPSRQKTMLGQLAYYLKGIEKMASLSPTELVIRANGQELIHDEFMLFLIANTNSVGGFEKLAPDARIDDGLFDVIAVKKCNLAEFIRLVRLTISGAHLKDKKVVYFRTDAMEVTSPGHVQLNLDGELGGTLPGQFRILPQHLRIFAQNM